The following are encoded in a window of Nomia melanderi isolate GNS246 chromosome 6, iyNomMela1, whole genome shotgun sequence genomic DNA:
- the Dnmt3 gene encoding DNA methyltransferase 3 isoform X2: MIVCVGNGPDSCPSPYVHGLKPRGISSFVEQQQQMAGMSVRDGRRMDTVKSWAERSVWSLVCAMELGLISDPCLTSVSFATLSDDRSLVKTPMPNEFPSINSTIETASRPQLMTGLAFPARTGSQRRGRKPSSASPSTRLAGVSRTGRVTKSTTTGRKVRAGWTRDRGLDPGLDRAANPTVANFWRSCKRIQETQRKRPDRNCGDADDRFPDQPRSVVLAPGICYRTLQGPRRRGDIGEKGATVRSSGSAARGLDPTVDHQLRRGNAAKLVAEGRAIMRRRRKRRPKRKMAARIVENAKSVASEILPARDCEPAVPDLVRDAILDEDRAGSFDDERWECGNSCRRATVNSPREDGLWGPIASHDYERSSPSDIDLATGLLPLSVLEETRDMEGGDVEGGSSPRGSFLGEEQTISPDDVDALPLAKRIFAGSKCTSEEDEESYSAGSGAGRHSKHGRTSSTGSRDSYAVPADARTPNERDSSGDEPRCEKPRRRSGARKLDRDSNDYRSKDECGGESEDKVAAVKKRIARNGVVTTSLKDPARTDTIRAKIFKNDEEYCDIRRVTRGSTRISKENFVGKLVWGCCSGWWPALIIDADHVGMLSEAGKLWVYWIGEARISLLNEKTQIESFSCNLKYRLTQASNVARVRAIDATMQMLRGCLGCTLTKPYSSWIENNFSDVIEMIDEIKFYPYPARIQQRLAYLKEKNAKVTEKYLLDQKRESQPRKIAEKPKEPQQPSDADLTRLPLGEQNPGVITWAKIAGHNWWPAMIIDYRDCCMREPSFGCQWIMWYGDYKLSEVHHQSFLRFEKGLEKMRDYINNTKKHAFLVGVLQASKDYCFRMGHETDNWTHEDVFKCFLKMNRTQSRQNPLKKGESAKIYDKYSTHIVKKLNELKNNPNVDDQRADDIQNSDDLCSVMNGKIPLESLCLKCLKNTGGPMETHPFFEGSLCIQCSEQYKPCMFVFGNDAKCFYCTICAATGTVIICDNEDCPRVYCTACMKHLLCPTTYEQVLMEDPWECFLCKSRSDSVPDTVVRPRSNWKDKIIDMFRTNGNPSVRVAKHTDQTRRIRVLSLFDGLSTGLLVLRKLGLIVDVYYASEIDPDALMVSATHFGDRIVHLGDVKDITKEKIKEMAPIDLLIGGSPCNDLSLANPARLGLYDPKGTGILFFEYCRIMKLVKKLNNGRHLFWLYENVASMPSEYRLEMNKHLGQEPDVIDSADFSPQHRLRLYWHNLPIEPHSLSFQGEQDVQDILTPHCQRYALVKKIRTVTTKVNSLKQGKLALKPILMKDASDSLWITELEEIFGFPRHYTDVKNLSATKRQRLIGKSWSVQTLTAIFKSLCPYFECNAMETDFAAATTPKIRD, from the exons ATGGCCGGGATGAGCGTGCGGGACGGAAGAAGAATGGACACCGTGAAGTCCTGGGCGGAGCGCAGCGTTTGGTCCCTGGTATGCGCGATGGAATTAGGTTTGATATCGGACCCGTGTCTGACGAGCGTCTCGTTTGCCACGCTGTCCGATGACAGGTCGCTCGTGAAGACACCGATGCCCAACGAATTCCCCTCGATAAATTCCACGATCGAAACTGCTAGTCGCCCCCAGCTGATGACCGGCCTGGCGTTCCCAGCGAGGACCGGCTCCCAGCGACGAGGAAGAAAACCATCGTCCGCGTCGCCGTCCACGAGGTTAGCGGGCGTATCTAGAACAGGACGCGTCACCAAATCCACGACCACGGGGAGGAAGGTGCGCGCTGGTTGGACGAGGGATCGCGGGCTGGATCCGGGTCTCGACCGCGCGGCGAATCCCACAGTGGCGAATTTTTGGAGATCCTGCAAGAGGATACAGGAGACCCAGAGGAAACGGCCGGACCGAAATTGCGGAGACGCGGACGATCGTTTCCCGGATCAGCCTCGGAGCGTCGTCCTCGCCCCGGGAATTTGTTATCGGACGCTGCAGGGCCCCAGACGCCGCGGAGACATCGGCGAGAAGGGGGCTACGGTTCGATCGAGCGGCTCCGCGGCCAGGGGATTGGACCCGACGGTGGATCACCAGTTGCGTCGCGGGAACGCGGCAAAACTCGTCGCCGAAGGTCGCGCGATCATGCGGCGGAGGCGGAAGAGGAGGCCGAAGCGCAAGATGGCCGCGCGAATCGTCGAGAACGCGAAATCCGTGGCATCCGAAATTCTCCCGGCGCGCGACTGCGAGCCGGCCGTCCCCGACCTGGTGAGGGACGCGATCCTCGACGAGGACCGAGCGGGATCGTTCGACGACGAGCGCTGGGAATGCGGGAACAGCTGTCGGCGCGCGACGGTAAACAGTCCACGCGAGGATGGTCTTTGGGGTCCGATAGCGAGCCACGATTACGAAAGGTCTTCCCCGTCTGATATCGATCTAGCGACTGGTTTGCTTCCGCTGTCGGTGCTAGAAGAAACTAGGGATATGGAAGGTGGGGACGTTGAAGGCGGTAGCAGTCCGCGGGGATCGTTCCTGGGGGAGGAACAAACGATCTCGCCGGACGACGTCGACGCGCTGCCCCTGGCCAAAAGGATCTTCGCCGGAAGCAAATGTACCAGCGAAGAAGACGAGGAGAGTTATTCGGCCGGCAGCGGCGCCGGAAGACACAGCAAACACGGTCGGACGTCGAGCACCGGATCCCGCGATTCGTATGCCGTCCCGGCGGATGCTCGCACGCCGAACGAACGTGATTCGTCCGGCGACGAGCCGCGCTGCGAGAAACCGCGACGGCGGAGCGGTGCTCGCAAGCTGGACAGAGATAGCAATGATTACCGATCCAAGGACGAGTGCGGCGGTGAGTCGGAGGACAAGGTGGCCGCCGTGAAGAAGAGGATAGCTAGGAACGGAGTGGTGACCACGTCCCTTAAGGACCCTGCCAGAACCGATACGATCCGCGCGAAGATATTTAAGAACGATGAAGAGTATTGCGATATTAGGAGGGTGACGCGGGGATCGACTAGGATCAGCAAGGAAAACTTCGTTGGGAAGCTCGTTTGGGGGTGTTGCTCTGGATGGTGGCCAG CGTTAATTATCGACGCGGACCATGTCGGAATGTTGTCCGAGGCAGGAAAATTGTGGGTTTACTGGATCGGAGAAGCTCGTATATCATTA CTGAACGAAAAAACACAGATCGAATCGTTCTCGTGCAACCTGAAGTACAGACTGACGCAAGCCTCGAACGTGGCGCGGGTCCGAGCCATTGACGCAACTATGCag ATGCTGCGCGGTTGTTTGGGCTGTACCTTGACGAAGCCCTACTCGAGCTGGATCGAGAACAACTTCTCGGACGTGATCGAGA TGATCGATGAAATCAAGTTCTATCCGTATCCCGCCAGGATACAGCAGAGGCTCGCCTATCTAAAGGAGAAGAACGCGAAAGTCACCGAAAAGTATTTGCTGGACCAAAAAC GTGAAAGTCAACCGAGAAAGATCGCCGAAAAACCGAAAGAGCCGCAGCAGCCGAGCGACGCGGATTTAACGCGGTTGCCGCTCGGAGAGCAGAATCCAGGTGTCATAACGTGGGCAAAAATCGCTGGGCACAATTGGTGGCCAG CGATGATTATCGATTACCGGGACTGTTGCATGCGTGAGCCGAGCTTCGGTTGCCAATGGATCATGTGGTACGGCGACTACAAACTGTCAGAG GTCCACCACCAGTCGTTTTTGAGGTTCGAGAAGGGCCTGGAAAAGATGCGCGACTACATAAACAACACCAAGAAACACGCTTTCCTGGTCGGTGTCCTGCAGGCTTCGAAG GATTATTGCTTCCGAATGGGACACGAAACCGATAATTGGACGCACGAGGATGTGTtcaaatgttttttaaaaatgaatcgGACCCAGTCCCGGCAGAACCCTTTGAAAAAAGGGGAGTCCGCGAAAATATACGATAAATATTCGACGCATATTGTGAAGAAGCTGAATGAGCTGAAGAATAATCCGAACGTTGACGACCAACGCGCGGACGACATACAGAATAGCG ATGATTTATGTTCTGTAATGAACGGGAAGATCCCGCTGGAATCTCTGTGCCTGAAGTGTCTGAAGAATACTGGGGGCCCTATGGAGACGCATCCGTTCTTCGAGGGTTCTCTGTGCATTCAGTGCTCG GAGCAATACAAACCGTGCATGTTCGTGTTCGGAAACGACGCAAAATGC TTCTACTGCACGATCTGCGCGGCGACCGGGACGGTGATCATTTGCGACAACGAGGACTGTCCGAG GGTTTATTGCACCGCCTGCATGAAACACTTGCTGTGCCCCACAACCTACGAGCAGGTCCTAATGGAGGATCCTTGGGAGTGCTTCCTCTGTAAAAGCAGGTCCGACTCCGTCCCCGACACGGTAGTGAGGCCACGATCGAACTGGAAGGACAAAATAATCGATATGTTCCGGACGAACGGCAATCCGAGCGTGCGGGTGGCTAAGCACACCGACCAAACGCGAAGGATTCGGGTTCTCTCTCTGTTCGACGGTTTGAGCACCG GTTTGCTGGTCCTCCGCAAGCTAGGCTTAATCGTGGACGTGTATTATGCGAGCGAGATCGACCCGGATGCGCTGATGGTCAGCGCCACGCATTTCGGCGACCGCATCGTCCATCTGGGTGACGTCAAGGACATCACGAAAGAGAAGATCAAGGAGATGGCGCCGATCGATCTGTTGATCGGCGGATCGCCGTGCAATGACCTGAGCTTGGCTAATCCAGCGCGATTGGGTCTCTACG ATCCAAAGGGAACAGGGATCCTGTTCTTCGAATACTGTCGGATCATGAAGCTGGTGAAGAAACTTAACAACGGGCGTCACCTGTTCTGGCTGTACGAGAACGTCGCCTCGATGCCGAGCGAATATAGATTGGAAATGAACAA GCATCTGGGCCAGGAGCCCGACGTGATAGATTCTGCAGATTTTTCCCCTCAGCACAGGCTGAGACTGTATTGGCATAATTTGCCGATAGAACCGCACTCGCTCTCTTTCCAAGGCGAACAGGACGTGCAGGATATATTGACGCCACACTGCCAAAGATATGCACTCGTCAAGAAGATTCGCACAGTCACTACTAAAGTGAACTCCTTGAAGCAAG GTAAATTGGCCCTAAAGCCAATCTTGATGAAAGACGCAAGCGACTCGCTGTGGATCACCGAGCTTGAGGAGATATTTGGATTCCCGCGTCATTACACGGACGTGAAGAATTTATCGGCAACGAAGCGGCAACGGCTAATAGGCAAATCATGGAGCGTACAAACCCTCACTGCCATTTTCAAGTCCCTCTGCCCCTATTTCGAGTGCAATGCCATGGAGACCGATTTCGCTGCAGCCACAACTCCGAAAATCCGCGATTAG